The Mucilaginibacter mallensis genome has a segment encoding these proteins:
- a CDS encoding AraC family transcriptional regulator codes for MTSNVMREITPLTPGDCFTIFSRVKKKFDFPLHYHDEYELNLILNAKGAKRVVGGHIEVIDDLELVLVGPNVYHAWFTHQCESESITEITIQFHKDLFDEKFLRRNQLSFVKNMIERSQRGILFSQETVSALKDRIQSLNKKSGFDSVLELLSVLHDLSISRNMKTLSDSSFSNEQFHYNSRRIEKVFEYMNSHYNIQITLAEVAKIANMPEASFSRFIKKRTGKTFIDSLNEIRLGHASRMLIDTTNTISEIAYKCGFNNISNFNRIFKRKKFCIPKDFRETYTGNRVFI; via the coding sequence ATGACAAGTAATGTGATGCGCGAAATAACGCCATTAACTCCCGGCGATTGTTTCACAATTTTTTCAAGAGTAAAGAAAAAGTTCGACTTCCCCCTCCATTACCATGACGAATATGAGCTTAACCTTATCCTGAATGCCAAAGGGGCAAAAAGGGTAGTTGGCGGGCACATTGAGGTTATTGATGATCTGGAACTGGTGCTTGTGGGGCCTAATGTTTATCATGCCTGGTTCACCCATCAATGCGAAAGCGAGTCTATTACTGAAATAACCATACAATTTCATAAAGACCTGTTTGATGAGAAGTTTTTACGCAGAAATCAACTCAGCTTTGTTAAAAACATGATAGAGCGCTCGCAACGCGGCATCCTTTTCTCGCAGGAAACAGTTAGCGCTTTAAAGGACCGCATACAATCCCTGAACAAAAAAAGCGGCTTTGATTCTGTACTTGAGCTCCTATCTGTATTGCACGACCTTTCTATATCGCGCAACATGAAAACCCTCTCAGATTCAAGCTTTTCAAACGAGCAGTTCCATTATAACAGCCGGCGGATTGAGAAAGTATTTGAGTACATGAACTCACACTACAACATACAGATTACCCTTGCCGAAGTAGCTAAAATAGCCAATATGCCCGAGGCATCTTTTAGCCGCTTCATTAAGAAACGCACGGGAAAAACTTTTATCGACAGCCTGAATGAGATCCGCCTCGGCCATGCCTCACGTATGCTGATCGACACTACCAATACCATCTCCGAGATCGCTTACAAATGCGGCTTCAATAACATATCTAATTTCAACAGGATCTTTAAGCGTAAGAAGTTTTGTATCCCAAAAGATTTCAGGGAAACCT